A portion of the Podospora pseudoanserina strain CBS 124.78 chromosome 2, whole genome shotgun sequence genome contains these proteins:
- the ATG7 gene encoding Autophagy protein 7 (EggNog:ENOG503NW0M; COG:H) yields MAPVKFVPFSSEIELPFYSSLFSSKLDHDRLDDSARAVLGVYEPRVQADPEASVRMQILGNALTAKDDDSLPVGTSRAKGFIKNVNTIEDFNNVNKTAMIEDIGRQIWDAIQDGTIYSVPSLLSSFAILSFADLKKYRFTYWFAFPALHFKKPLWERSGDVERLNSRESEALVESVGTWRYTVSTEKEHGFFLAKKSRGEHATGRGPVDDSMAEEIGYQWQIGSLRDFENGFFNDIPEEDRYVAFVDPSNYPEHPSWPLRNLLVLISHRYRLKKVQILCYRDTQARRHEARSIILPLSLNLPKDFDFATVPDVTGWERDGGSKLRRRVADLAEYMDPTKLADQAVDLNLKLMKWRLAPNLELDTIKNTSCLLLGAGTLGSYVSRNLMGWGVRKITFVDYGAISFSNPVRQPLFEFEDCLQGGKPKALKAAEALKRIYPGVEAEGHVLSVPMLGHPVTNEAKTRDDFNKLQELVNSHDAVFMLLDTRESRWLPTLMAKSANKIVLNAALGFDTYVVMRHGAKPEDGSEDTLGCYFCNDVVVAADSMKDATLDQQCTVTRPGVAAIASALLVELFCSILQHPQRQHAPAPVPSANGEYERDPPEHPLGIVPHQIRGFLSSFNNMNIRGRSYPQCSACSKPILEAYAKDGWGFVKKALADRDYVAELSGLAEVQRQAEAAAADVEWSEEEGDDDGEGILL; encoded by the exons ATGGCGCCCGTCAAATTCGTCCCATTCTCTTCGGAGATAGAACTACCGTTCTATTCATCGCTTTTCTCGTCCAAACTCGACCATGACCGACTTGACGATTCCGCCCGCGCGGTTTTGGGCGTTTACGAGCCCCGCGTGCAGGCCGATCCCGAGGCCAGCGTGAGGATGCAAATACTGGGAAATGCCCTCACAGCCAAAGA TGACGACAGCCTACCTGTTGGCACGAGTCGCGCAAAGGGGTTTATCAAGAACGTTAACACCATCGAAGATTTCAACAATGTCAACAAGACTGCCATGATCGAGGACATCGGCCGGCAG ATTTGGGATGCGATTCAAGACGGCACAATCTACTCAGTTCCCTCTCTACTGTCGTCCTTCGCGATCCTTTCGTTCGCCGACCTCAAAAAGTACCGATTTACATATTGGTTTGCATTTCCGGCCCTACACTTCAAGAAACCTCTATGGGAACGATCTGGCGACGTTGAGCGGTTAAACTCTAGGGAAAGCGAAGCTCTAGTCGAGTCGGTTGGCACATGGCGGTATACTGTCAGCACGGAGAAGGAGCATGGTTTCTTTCTTGCGAAGAAGTCACGGGGCGAGCATGCCACAGGAAGAGGACCGGTGGACGACTCGATGGCAGAGGAAATAGGATACCAGTGGCAAATCGGGTCACTACGCGATTTTGAGAATGGCTTCTTCAACGACATCCCCGAGGAGGACCGATATGTTGCCTTTGTGGACCCCTCAAACTACCCTGAACACCCTTCATGGCCGTTGCGAAATCTCCTGGTCCTGATCTCGCATCGATATCGGCTGAAGAAGGTACAGATTCTTTGTTACCGTGATACCCAAGCACGCAGGCACGAGGCTCGGAGCATCATTCTCCCGTTGTCCTTGAACCTACCCAAAGATTTCGATTTCGCGACGGTTCCCGACGTAACAGGCTGGGAAAGGGACGGCGGATCGAAACTGAGGCGCCGGGTAGCCGATCTGGCCGAGTATATGGACCCGACCAAGCTGGCCGATCAAGCTGTGGACCTCAACTTGAAGCTTATGAAGTGGCGCCTGGCACCAAATCTGGAACTCGACACCATCAAAAACACCAGTTGTCTCTTGCTGGGTGCTGGAACGCTTGGCAGTTATGTGTCTAGGAATCTCATGGGCTGGGGCGTACGGAAGATCACTTTTGTGGACTATGGTGCCATTTCATTCTCGAATCCTGTTAGGCAGCCATTATTCGAGTTTGAGGACTGTCTTCAAGGGGGCAAACCAAAGGCTTTGAAGGCGGCTGAGGCGCTCAAAAGGATCTACCCGGGAGTGGAAGCCGAAGGGCATGTGCTCTCGGTGCCTATGTTGGGGCACCCAGTTACCAACGAGGCTAAGACCCGAGACGACTTCAATAAGCTACAAGAGCTGGTCAACTCACACGATGCCGTCTTCATGCTCTTGGATACCCGCGAGTCGAGGTGGTTGCCTACGCTCATGGCCAAATCCGCGAACAAAATCGTCCTCAATGCTGCGCTTGGATTCGACACATATGTGGTCATGAGACATGGAGCCAAACCGGAAGATGGGAGTGAAGACACTCTGGGTTGCTATTTCTGCAACGatgtcgttgttgctgccgat TCCATGAAAGACGCAACCCTGGATCAACAATGCACCGTCACCCGTCCCGGAGTGGCAGCTATTGCCTCGGCTCTCCTCGTCGAGTTGTTCTGCAGCATTCTCCAGCATCCACAGAGGCAGCACGCCCCCGCGCCTGTTCCATCAGCCAATGGAGAATATGAACGTGACCCCCCTGAGCACCCTTTGGGCATCGTACCACACCAGATCAGAGGGTTCTTGTCCTCGTTCAACAATATGAATATCCGTGGGAGGTCATATCCACAGTGCAGTGCTTGCTCCAAGCCAATTCTGGAAGCTTATGCaaaggatggatggggattCGTCAAAAAGGCCCTAGCTGATAGGGACTATGTTGCCGAGTTGAGTGGGCTGGCTGAGGTTCAACGACAGGCGGAAGCGGCTGCTGCAGATGTGGAGTggagcgaggaagaaggtgaCGATGACGGCGAGGGTATACTACTATGA
- a CDS encoding hypothetical protein (COG:S; EggNog:ENOG503NX7R), giving the protein MLTKTHIRRVLTRPKTYIPALAVFVLCWILLAHHGGYRVVPFYDRPVNTERDPDERKELALQAQRQLFEKDWRDLEKKPGLGAVYGNTLNSLTDRDTRKPSHEAKLTLGDNSTSFTKERPAIYNPYPKYNSKEWLATHARYVPCIGATGDEVEDIKVFRGRPRNFPDPGFGSYSTLGLDRNLCFERETRMGQYGVNPVMDKDGQPVNWDKVNWGELQSKCVDQNQARFATSGPPNAYVDEEEDSEPSPDLKKYDESAEKQTPKDLLATFRRFWRGPDARPLRSRSIKGVFENKRAYNSTVKAGEARTAILLRSYTGKEYNDNDKQAIRSLITELSLRTGGEYQVFLFVHYREDEFDIWASEDLYRQAIEKHVPEELRSITILWTEGAVDKMYPKLTVKARKVHNGQFLPVQMFMQEFREFDYVWNWEMDSRVVGHHYNVLNKLAEFGRKQPRRGLWERNERFYIPSYYGGFESKFRQTVERQVGDETIWGAPKLPVVNPVGPKPPVENPKDDNYKWGVGEEADLITLAPIFNPVNSGWIMRNQVWGYRNLNFPWGKLPRRATIITQVRASRRLIDVMHAEDLRGNHVASEMVSQTTALLHGLKAVYAPMPVYFDRAWSGSQLAKWFNGGPKGQSGSFGSAMGWGQEGRYLGSTWYYRAIPPQRLYNNWMGYEDTGIGGPEWEQKHGRTCLPSMILHPIKEVKPTEKGYSTDSKLPYD; this is encoded by the exons ATGAGCGCAAGGAGCTTGCGTTGCAAGCGCAAAGACAACTGTTCGAGAAAGACTGGCGCGATCTGGAAAA GAAACCTGGACTAGGCGCCGTATATGGCAACACCTTGAACAGCCTTACCGACCGGGACACCAGAAAGCCATCGCACGAGGCCAAGCTGACACTGGGCGACaactccacctccttcaccaaggAACGTCCCGCTATCTACAACCCATATCCCAAGTACAACTCAAAGGAATGGTTGGCCACTCATGCCCGGTATGTGCCTTGCATTGGAGCCACGGGAGACGAAGTCGAGGATATCAAAGTCTTCAGGGGCCGCCCGCGCAACTTCCCCGACCCCGGCTTTGGAAGCTACAGCACGCTTGGACTTGACCGCAACCTTTGCTTCGAAAGAGAGACTCGGATGGGCCAGTACGGAGTAAACCCGGTGATGGATAAGGACGGCCAGCCGGTCAACTGGGACAAGGTCAACTGGGGCGAGTTGCAATCCAAATGTGTCGATCAGAATCAGGCACGTTTTGCCACGAGCGGTCCGCCGAACGCCTAtgtcgacgaggaggaggacagcgAGCCTTCCCCCGACCTGAAAAAGTACGACGAGTCTGCCGAGAAGCAGACGCCCAAGGACCTGTTGGCTACATTCAGACGGTTCTGGCGTGGTCCGGATGCCCGCCCGCTTCGCTCAAGATCGATTAAGGGCGTCTTCGAGAACAAGCGCGCGTACAATTCGACCGTCAAGGCCGGAGAGGCCAGAACCGCCATTCTGCTGCGATCCTACACCGGGAAGGAGTACAATGATAACGACAAACAAGCCATTCGGTCGCTCATCACAGAGCTCAGCCTGCGAACTGGTGGAGAGTATCAGGTTTTCTTGTTTGTGCATTACAGAGAAGACGAGTTCGATATCTGGGCTAGCGAGGACCTGTACCGCCAAGCGATTGAGAAGCACGTTCCCGAGGAACTCCGCAGCATCACCATTCTTTGGACCGAGGGAGCCGTTGACAAGATGTACCCCAAGCTCACTgtcaaggcgaggaaggtgcACAACGGCCAGTTCCTGCCTGTCCAGATGTTTATGCAGGAGTTCCGGGAATTCGACTATGTTTGGAACTGGGAAATGGACTCACGGGTGGTTGGCCATCACTACAATGTGCTCAACAAGTTGGCTGAGTTTGGCCGCAAGCAGCCTCGACGGGGACTCTGGGAGCGCAACGAGCGCTTCTACATCCCTTCTTACTATGGAGGGTTCGAGTCCAAGTTCCGCCAAACAGTGGAGAGACAAGTCGGGGATGAGACGATTTGGGGCGCTCCCAAGCTTCCTGTTGTCAACCCTGTCGGTCCCAAGCCACCAGTCGAGAATCCCAAGGACGACAATTACAAatggggtgttggtgaggaggccgaTCTGATCACCCTGGCGCCCATATTCAATCCAGTCAACAGCGGCTGGATTATGCGCAACCAGGTGTGGGGATACCGAAACCTGAACTTCCCATGGGGCAAGCTACCTCGCCGGGCTACGATTATTACTCAAGTTAGAGCGTCAAGGAGGTTGATTGACGTGATGCATGCTGAGGATCTCAGAGGCAACCACGTCGCCTCCGAAATGGTTTCTCAGACCACCGCTCTCCTCCACGGACTGAAGGCTGTGTATGCGCCCATGCCAGTCTACTTTGACCGGGCGTGGAGCGGCAGCCAGCTGGCCAAGTGGTTCAACGGAGGCCCCAAGGGGCAAAGTGGCAGCTTCGGCAGCGCCATGGGATGGGGACAAGAGGGGAGATACCTGGGCAGCACATGGTACTACCGTGCCATTCCACCTCAGCGATTGTACAACAACTGGATGGGGTACGAGGACACTGGCATCGGCGGCCCCGAGTGGGAGCAGAAGCACGGGAGGACATGTCTTCCTTCGATGATTCTGCACCCGATCAAGGAGGTGAAGCCAACGGAGAAGGGGTATTCGACTGATTCAAAGCTTCCTTATGATTGA
- a CDS encoding hypothetical protein (EggNog:ENOG503P8XD; COG:J), whose amino-acid sequence MAQGAIKKAPKANPGLTKAKGSGGGAKKVNKPQKAKSGGSADKQKKKFTSGMVAKTELMLGARAGHLELIGKGRDKTKKGPATENKGGSRKFG is encoded by the coding sequence ATGGCGCAAGGAGCCATCAAAAAGGCCCCCAAGGCCAACCCGGGGCTCACCAAAGCCAAGGGCAGCGGCGGTGGAGCGAAAAAGGTCAACAAACCCCAAAAGGCCAAGAGCGGCGGGAGCGCAGacaagcaaaagaagaagttCACCTCGGGCATGGTGGCCAAGACGGAGCTGATGCTGGGGGCGAGGGCGGGGCATCTGGAGCtgattgggaaggggagggacAAGACGAAGAAGGGGCCTGCGACGGAGAATAAAGGGGGGAGCCGGAAGTTTGGTTAA
- a CDS encoding hypothetical protein (EggNog:ENOG503PHIT) gives MSPTHTMSAHLCKQIVSSWRESRQSNTTTSSPLPSPPNNMGSYFPRSLSSSSSPKTSLDNGDRHDTSVPLSRQTSNNNNNNSNWRWGSR, from the coding sequence ATGTCCCCGACACACACCATGTCCGCCCACCTCTGCAAACAAATCGTCTCCTCCTGGCGCGAGAGTAGACagtccaacaccaccaccagcagccccctcccttcccccccaaacaacaTGGGCTCCTACTTccctcgctctctctcttcctcatcatcaccaaagaCCTCGCTAGACAACGGCGACCGTCACGACACCTCCGTCCCTCTGTCAAGACAAAcgtccaacaacaacaacaacaacagcaactggagatgggggtccCGTTAA
- a CDS encoding hypothetical protein (EggNog:ENOG503NYDB; COG:S): MAESTKSGTSGVSSSSTASKPVDDNRFTFESVLDDSSHIEADSIADFREEFGRTYHSYRAGSYYFPNDPTEAERMDEQYEIIKVIMDGRLHLAPFTREKYPRKVLDIATGTGLWAIEMGDEYPDAEIVGTDLSPIQPPFVPPNVRFFVEDSDYPPSEFDLIHTRVTIGCWADMKKEIIARAFHHLKPGGWLECQEVPGMPHCDDGTMPSDYDWLKWTLELYNSSRLANRQVDVGEQLKDWMREVGFVDVHEAVFKIPLNGWPKDTRLKHVGMLWQRNLLDGLQGFSLGFFSKHLGKTQEEIEVSLVDVRRSLFNRKIHAYHKLYVVYGRKPEGAATAPEAEAGGDTGEK; this comes from the exons ATGGCTGAGTCTACCAAGTCTGGCACGTCTGGAGTGTCATCCTCTAGCACGGCCTCAAAGCCTGTCGATGACAACAGGTTCACCTTTGAGTCTGTCCTCGACGACTCATCACACATCGAGGCCGAT TCCATAGCCGACTTCCGAGAGGAGTTTGGCAGGACATATCATTCCTACCGTGCCGGCT CATACTACTTCCCCAATGACCCCACGGAAGCAGAGCGAATGGACGAGCAGTACGAGATCATCAAGGTCATCATGGACGGGCGGCTTCATCTGGCGCCGTTTACCCGCGAAAAGTACCCGCGGAAGGTGCTCGACATCGCCACAGGGACTGGGCTTTGGGCCATCGAGATGGGTGACGAGTACCCGGATGCTGAGATAGTAGGAACGGACCTCTCGCCGATTCAACCGCCATTTGTGCCACCGAACGTGAGGTTCTTTGTGGAGGATTC GGACTACCCCCCCTCAGAATTCGACCTCATCCACACCCGCGTCACAATCGGCTGCTGGGCCGACATGAAGAAGGAAATCATCGCCCGcgccttccaccacctcaaaccAGGCGGCTGGCTCGAGTGTCAAGAAGTCCCCGGCATGCCCCACTGTGACGACGGGACCATGCCCTCGGACTACGACTGGCTCAAGTGGACCCTCGAGCTTTACAACAGCTCCCGCCTCGCCAACCGCCAGGTCGACGTCGGGGAGCAGCTCAAGGACTGGATGAGGGAAGTCGGCTTTGTCGACGTCCACGAGGCCGTGTTCAAGATCCCGCTCAACGGCTGGCCAAAGGACACGAGACTCAAACACGTGGGGATGCTGTGGCAGAGGAACTTGCTGGATGGCTTGCAGGGTTTCAGTCTGGGGTTTTTTAGCAAGCACTTGGGGAAGAcgcaggaggagattgag GTCTCCCTCGTGGACGTAAGGAGGAGTCTCTTCAACAGAAAGATCCACGCTTACCACAAGCTCTACGTGGTCTACGGAAGGAAACCGGAGGGCGCCGCCACCGCGCCAGAAGctgaggcaggaggagacaCAGGCGAAAAATAG
- the DCD1 gene encoding Deoxycytidine monophosphate (dCMP) deaminase (EggNog:ENOG503NVNV; COG:F) has protein sequence MFIGICGSICAGKRTIANYLADHHGFTHLYLTPKHTTQTTPPSSISSSTTTQTTFSTPEELLEFVTKRWRDRFVTTDIPSEEILEMYTRRPFFLLLSVDAPLTVRWKRFLARQSQSNHGRFLKGPNEESEPDHEVTDLESFVTLNDSHLYDPVNGTQAMISRATVRLLNTSSSLAHLYATLGKLDLLNQDRLRPSWDAYFMALAELAAQRANCMKRRVGCVIVRDKRVISTGYNGTPRGLVNCGEGGCDRCNAGQGSGHGLTTCLCIHAEENALLEAGRERVREGAVLYCTTHPCLTCSIKIVQVGIGEVVYSHGYSMDGDTAAVFREAGVKLRQYAPPANGLVHLEKLDVYK, from the exons ATGTTCATTGGAATCTGCGGCA GCATCTGCGCCGGCAAGCGCACTATCGCCAACTACCTCGCCGACCACCACGGCTTCACCCACCTCTACCTCACCCCAAAACACacaacccaaaccacccccccatcctccatctcctcctccaccaccacccaaaccaccttctccaccccCGAAGAACTCCTCGAATTCGTCACCAAACGATGGCGCGACCGCTTCGTAACAACCGACATTCCCTCAGAAGAAATCCTCGAAATGTATACCCGTcgccccttcttcctcctcctctcggtTGACGCCCCCTTGACCGTCCGCTGGAAACGTTTCCTAGCTCGACAATCCCAGTCCAACCACGGACGGTTCTTGAAAGGACCAAACGAGGAGTCGGAACCCGATCATGAAGTTACTGATCTCGAGTCGTTCGTCACACTAAACGACTCCCATCTCTACGATCCAGTAAACGGCACCCAGGCGATGATATCAAGAGCGAcagtgaggttgttgaacacctcttcttctctcgcCCACTTGTACGCCACGCTGGGGAAGCTGGATTTGTTGAATCAAGACCGGCTCCGCCCGTCGTGGGACGCCTACTTCATGGCGTTGGCTGAGCTGGCGGCGCAGAGGGCAAACTGCATGAAGCGGCGGGTTGGATGCGTTATTGTGAGGGACAAGAGGGTTATCAGCACGGGTTACAACGGTACACCCAGGGGCTTGGTCAActgtggggaggggggatgtgaCAGGTGCAATGCCGGTCAGGGGTCAGGGCACGGGTTGACGACTTGTCTTTGTATCCATGCCGAGGAGAATGCCCTGCTTGAAgcgggaagggagagggtgagggagggcGCGGTGCTGTACTGCACTACGCACCCGTGCTTGACGTGCAGCATCAAGATTGTTCAGGTTGGGAtcggggaggtggtgtaTAGTCACGGGTATAGCATGGATGGGGatacggcggcggtgtttagggaggcgggggtgaAGTTGAGGCAGTATGCCCCG CCTGCGAATGGGTTGGTACATCTTGAGAAATTAGATGTGTACAAGTAG
- a CDS encoding hypothetical protein (EggNog:ENOG503NX97; COG:E): MTTPNTPTGPDLHPDPGPDPESAFLLSAYTRLRATVTTHTTTHPILPTPQTLTQTLSSLPSAPFDLPPSTPSSTLTHLLESILPSLNQQSTSPYYYGFVTGSCLPIAQAADNLVTALDQNVQVHFPQSSSGWVHSSATFVESTTLSMLLSLLDLPPSRFPAKTFTTGATGANILGLACGREYLISSRLSSPEKSVAKVGLVKACIAAGVADIKILTSKPHSSLLKAAKILGLGEECVLDVGQDDKPWRIDLDKLEPALKEAEKNSTACIIAISSGEVNTGRFATAIFDMPKIRSLADRYKAWIHVDGAFGIFARALPKTDQFLSLRACVAGMELADSICVDGHKLLNVPYDNGIFFSRHPSTLTQVFSNPGAAYLAPPPSSSAAGSQEDGIFGPLNIGLENSRRFRALPVYAVLKSEGREGMEAMFSRMVFLARKLASFIHNSEHYEMLPETENHVEEDIFMIVLFRARNEALNNVLVNRINQTGKMFVSGTQWQGRKAVRIAVSTWRVEVERDAKYVEGVLREVAESFVEA, from the exons ATGACGACCCCGAACACACCCACCGGTCCAGATCTCCACCCCGACCCCGGACCCGACCCCGAatccgccttcctcctctcagCCTACACCCGCCTCCGCGCCACCGTAACAacgcacaccaccacccaccccatcctccccaccccccaaaccctaacccaaaccctctcctccctcccctccgccccctttgacctccccccatcaaccccctcctcaaccctcacccacctGTTGGagtccatcctcccctccctaaACCAGcaatcaacctccccctaCTACTACGGCTTCGTAACCGGCTCCTGCCTCCCCATAGCCCAAGCAGCAGACAACCTCGTCACCGCCCTCGACCAGAACGTCCAGGTCCATTTCcccca atcatcatcaggaTGGGTCCACTCCTCAGCCACTTTTGTCGAGTCAACAACCCTATCCatgctcctctccctccttgacCTGCCACCCTCCCGCTTCCCAGCTAAGACTTTCACCACAGGCGCCACGGGCGCCAACATCCTCGGTTTGGCCTGCGGGAGGGAATATCTCATCTCCTCCCGCCTCTCTTCCCCTGAAAAATCCGTGGCCAAGGTAGGCTTGGTCAAAGCTTGTATTGCCGCTGGGGTGGCAGATATCAAAATTCTGACCTCGAAACCCCATTCCTCGCTGCTCAAGGCGGCCAAGAtattggggttgggggaggagtgcgTGCTCGATGTTGGACAAGATGACAAACCGTGGAGAATCGACCTCGACAAGTTGGAACCAGCCTTGAAAGAGGCTGAAAAAAACAGCACAGCATGCATCATAGCCATCTCCTCGGGCGAGGTCAACACCGGCCGGTTCGCCACAGCCATCTTCGACATGCCCAAGATCCGCAGCCTGGCTGACCGTTACAAGGCCTGGATCCACGTCGACGGCGCCTTTGGCATCTTTGCCCGGGCTCTGCCCAAAACAGACCAGTTTCTTAGTTTGCGTGCCTGTGTTGCGGGCATGGAATTGGCGGATAGTATTTGCGTGGATGGGCATAAACTTCTCAATGTG CCCTACGACAACGGCATTTTCTTCTCCCGCCACCCATCTACCCTCACTCAAGTGTTTAGCAACCCGGGCGCCGCCTACCTGGctcccccgccatcctcctctgctgcCGGTTCCCAAGAAGATGGGATCTTCGGCCCTTTGAACATAGGCCTTGAGAACTCCCGTCGCTTCCGCGCCCTGCCAGTTTATGCCGTCCTGAAAAGTGAGGGCCGAGAGGGCATGGAGGCCATGTTCAGCCGGATGGTGTTCCTTGCCAGGAAACTCGCCTCTTTTATCCACAACTCCGAACATTACGAGATGCTTCCTGAGACTGAGAATCATGTCGAGGAAGACATCTTCATGATTGTGTTATTCCGGGCGAGAAACGAGGCGCTGAATAATGTTCTCGTTAATCGGATCAACCAGACGGGCAAGATGTTTGTGAGCGGGACGCAATGGCAAGGCAGGAAGGCGGTGAGAATCGCTGTGTCGACGTGGagggtcgaggttgagagGGACGCAAAGTATGTAGAGGGCGTCTTGAGAGAAGTCGCCGAGAGTTTTGTCGAGGCGTAA